In one window of Bradyrhizobium diazoefficiens DNA:
- a CDS encoding ParB/RepB/Spo0J family partition protein: MASVQKIKLSSSRDIPFNKLVLSQSNVRRVKAGISIEQLAESIAQRTLLQSLSVRAVLDADGQETGMFEVPAGGRRYRALELLVKQKRLAKTQPVPCVVRDNGIAEDDSLAENDERIGLHPLDQFRAFRSLHDGGMSEEEIAARHFVTPAIVKQRLRLASVSPKLHDVYADDGMTLEQLMAFAVTGDHARQEQIWENVSRSNYDEPYQIRRMLTENTVRASDRRARFIGLDAYEQAGGTVMRDLFEHDDGGWLQDVPLLDRLVTEKLKADAEAIAAEGWKWISIAVDFPYGHSGGLRKLEGEPADLTEEERATLDALNAEYDKIEADYQDAVELPDEVDQRLGEIEAARSAFEARSLIYDPAEIARAGVFISIDAEGSLSVDRGYVRSEDEALVVDDLEIGAQDEEEGGERPATVGSVQRAVITVGGAPAEPVDEDEDDSVKPLPDRLITELTAHRTLALRNALANNPTVAFQAVLHNFVLATFYRFASSSGCLEIAIRTPAFPASAPGLKESASAEAVDTRHDGWKVRLPKDEGDLWDALTALGGKEQAALFAHCASSAVNALYEPANRYNESRVSAHGVRRRLDQADLLARSVGLDMAAVGWKPTVDNYLGRVTKPRILEAVREAKGEPSVQLIDHLKKGDMAREAERLLDGTGWLPEPLRLVEIDTVGQDANADVEALPEFLATPEDEATADAEEERPHIIAAE; encoded by the coding sequence ATGGCAAGCGTTCAGAAAATCAAACTCAGTTCTTCCCGCGATATTCCCTTCAACAAGCTGGTCTTGAGCCAGTCCAATGTTCGGCGTGTGAAGGCAGGCATCTCGATCGAGCAACTGGCGGAAAGCATTGCGCAACGCACGTTGCTGCAAAGCCTAAGCGTTCGTGCGGTCCTCGATGCGGATGGCCAGGAAACCGGAATGTTCGAGGTGCCAGCCGGTGGGCGGCGTTATCGTGCCCTCGAATTGTTGGTGAAGCAGAAGCGCTTGGCCAAGACCCAACCCGTGCCGTGCGTGGTCCGGGATAACGGTATCGCTGAGGACGATTCTCTTGCCGAGAATGACGAACGAATCGGCCTGCACCCCCTCGATCAGTTCCGCGCGTTCCGGAGCTTGCATGATGGCGGGATGAGCGAAGAAGAGATCGCCGCACGTCACTTTGTGACGCCTGCGATCGTCAAGCAGCGACTGCGCCTCGCATCGGTCTCCCCGAAACTCCACGACGTCTATGCCGACGACGGCATGACGTTGGAGCAGTTGATGGCCTTCGCGGTGACCGGTGATCATGCGCGTCAGGAGCAGATCTGGGAGAACGTGAGTCGCTCGAACTATGATGAGCCCTACCAGATCCGCCGTATGCTGACCGAGAATACGGTTCGTGCATCGGATCGCCGCGCGCGGTTCATCGGGTTGGACGCCTACGAGCAGGCCGGCGGCACGGTCATGCGGGATCTGTTTGAGCACGACGACGGCGGCTGGCTGCAGGACGTACCGTTGCTCGATCGTCTCGTGACCGAGAAACTCAAGGCTGACGCCGAGGCGATCGCGGCCGAGGGCTGGAAGTGGATCTCGATCGCCGTTGATTTCCCCTACGGCCATTCCGGCGGCCTCCGGAAGCTTGAGGGCGAGCCGGCTGATTTGACGGAGGAGGAGCGGGCGACGCTTGATGCGCTCAACGCCGAGTACGACAAGATCGAGGCGGACTATCAGGACGCCGTTGAACTGCCCGACGAAGTCGATCAGCGTCTTGGCGAGATCGAAGCGGCACGGTCCGCATTTGAAGCCCGATCCCTGATCTACGATCCGGCAGAGATCGCCCGCGCCGGTGTATTCATCAGCATCGATGCCGAGGGCTCGCTGTCGGTGGACCGAGGCTACGTTCGGTCAGAGGACGAGGCACTCGTCGTCGATGATCTGGAGATCGGCGCACAGGACGAAGAGGAGGGCGGTGAACGACCAGCAACCGTTGGTTCAGTCCAACGTGCGGTCATCACTGTCGGCGGCGCGCCGGCAGAACCCGTCGATGAAGACGAGGACGACAGCGTTAAACCGCTGCCGGATCGGCTCATCACCGAGCTGACCGCACATCGCACGCTGGCGCTACGCAACGCATTAGCGAACAATCCAACCGTTGCCTTCCAGGCGGTACTGCACAACTTTGTGCTGGCGACGTTCTATCGTTTCGCGTCGTCGAGCGGTTGCCTGGAGATCGCGATCCGGACGCCGGCGTTTCCCGCATCTGCGCCGGGCTTGAAGGAGAGCGCGTCGGCTGAGGCCGTCGACACCAGGCACGACGGGTGGAAGGTCCGCCTTCCCAAGGACGAAGGCGACCTCTGGGACGCCCTCACTGCGCTTGGCGGGAAGGAACAGGCTGCGCTGTTCGCTCATTGTGCATCATCCGCAGTCAATGCGCTCTATGAGCCGGCTAACCGCTACAATGAGAGCCGGGTCTCCGCCCATGGCGTCCGCCGAAGGCTCGATCAGGCCGACCTCCTTGCTCGCTCGGTCGGACTCGATATGGCGGCAGTGGGCTGGAAACCGACCGTCGACAACTATCTCGGCCGGGTCACCAAGCCTCGTATTCTCGAAGCCGTGCGTGAGGCGAAGGGCGAGCCATCGGTCCAGCTCATCGACCACCTCAAGAAGGGCGACATGGCCCGCGAAGCCGAGCGGCTGCTCGATGGCACGGGTTGGCTGCCCGAACCGCTTCGTCTCGTGGAGATAGATACCGTGGGGCAAGACGCCAACGCTGACGTTGAGGCCTTGCCTGAATTCCTCGCGACCCCCGAGGACGAAGCCACCGCGGATGCCGAAGAGGAGCGGCCGCACATCATCGCTGCTGAATGA
- a CDS encoding DUF4339 domain-containing protein — MSAWYYVDQHRQTVAPLPQDRLISLLSGMARPGEVFVWCAGFDAWKRAAEVEQLFPPPKVAQPLPPVPQVQSELTRAAARQHDAKSARAANTAWAKETLQGIGAFLLMLAIGIGSVTLLMMLLYGATWASENLLHYVSLAAQWAIVVCIVILAPLSAFRKTRVVSAIGFFSSSYIFGTCLWMIGLLTAYFYWGLKSIIIGMCMFGVGLVPVALLASLFNSDWTALSMMLIGVVLTYGARMLAFWMFENV, encoded by the coding sequence ATGTCCGCCTGGTATTACGTCGATCAGCATCGGCAAACCGTCGCCCCGCTACCGCAGGACCGGTTGATCAGTCTCTTGAGCGGGATGGCGAGACCCGGCGAGGTCTTTGTGTGGTGTGCAGGATTTGATGCCTGGAAGAGAGCGGCTGAAGTTGAACAGCTATTCCCGCCGCCGAAGGTTGCGCAACCTTTGCCCCCGGTACCTCAGGTCCAGTCCGAGCTGACGCGTGCCGCGGCCAGGCAACACGATGCAAAGAGCGCTCGTGCCGCGAATACCGCCTGGGCGAAAGAGACGCTGCAGGGAATCGGAGCCTTTCTCCTCATGCTAGCGATCGGGATTGGTTCCGTAACGCTGCTTATGATGCTTCTCTACGGCGCTACCTGGGCGTCGGAGAACTTGCTGCACTACGTCAGCCTCGCCGCGCAATGGGCGATCGTGGTCTGCATTGTCATTCTGGCTCCACTGTCGGCGTTTCGAAAGACGCGCGTTGTCAGCGCCATCGGTTTCTTCTCTTCCTCCTATATTTTCGGGACCTGCCTCTGGATGATCGGTCTCCTGACGGCCTATTTCTATTGGGGATTGAAATCGATCATCATCGGCATGTGCATGTTTGGGGTCGGCCTGGTGCCCGTTGCACTCCTCGCCTCGCTCTTCAATAGTGACTGGACGGCCCTCTCAATGATGCTGATCGGCGTCGTCCTGACTTATGGGGCCCGCATGCTGGCATTTTGGATGTTTGAGAACGTCTGA
- a CDS encoding KTSC domain-containing protein, with the protein MRLKRTLWVASLALFGAYLLPSHGETVNVKYRGPVDLKTFSCNDISRSSFITRVCYDDTKQYMIIRLNTTYYHYCEFPKAILSAFLEAPSMGTFYNERIKGTGSDGPFDCRTHRVPPY; encoded by the coding sequence TTGCGCCTGAAACGAACGCTGTGGGTTGCGTCGCTTGCGCTCTTCGGCGCGTACCTGCTGCCGTCGCATGGCGAGACAGTCAACGTCAAATACCGAGGTCCCGTCGATCTCAAGACATTTTCCTGTAACGATATCAGCCGCAGCAGCTTTATCACGCGTGTCTGCTATGATGACACCAAGCAATATATGATCATTCGCCTCAATACGACCTACTATCATTATTGCGAATTTCCAAAGGCCATACTGAGTGCGTTTCTCGAAGCGCCATCGATGGGCACATTCTACAACGAGCGCATCAAGGGAACGGGCTCGGACGGCCCGTTCGATTGCCGCACCCACCGAGTCCCGCCCTACTGA
- a CDS encoding S1C family serine protease produces MKRAVLSAFIAVALTDTAVAQADLVGKALPASPENASILSLESTPELYDMGGLGISLASKYAGAKLADAPFASRGRHDSEIYRLLSPSVVIVVTDTSIGSGSYIGPGDTVLTNWHVVKGFQKVGLLFKPPTEGSKPSEADFEIAQVVKIDPGHDLALLRLAATPRDVKPIALGSEADIQVGADVHAIGHPTGEAWTYTKGFISQYRKDYEWRDEEGAHKASVIQTQTPINPGNSGGPLLSDDGKLVGVNAFKAKGEALNFAISIADVQAFLAKAGQPIPAKAPATCKSVKLYEGRDRQNIAGLIQYDTNCDGKPDYSFVTPDDLTKPISAHLDTNFDGKTDISVADRNRDTKWDISFHDVDFDGKIDLVGYHADGKLTPSRLDKYIPGTRY; encoded by the coding sequence ATGAAGCGTGCCGTTCTGTCAGCCTTCATTGCCGTCGCCCTCACGGATACAGCCGTGGCCCAGGCAGACTTGGTCGGCAAGGCCCTCCCGGCGTCGCCCGAGAACGCTAGCATACTCTCGCTTGAGAGCACCCCCGAACTTTACGATATGGGCGGTCTCGGCATCTCGCTTGCCAGCAAGTATGCCGGCGCCAAGCTCGCGGACGCGCCTTTCGCCAGCCGCGGCCGGCACGATTCCGAGATCTACCGGTTGCTATCGCCCTCCGTCGTCATCGTCGTCACCGACACCAGCATTGGTTCAGGTTCCTATATCGGGCCCGGGGACACGGTCCTGACCAACTGGCATGTGGTCAAGGGCTTCCAGAAGGTCGGTCTCCTGTTCAAGCCGCCAACCGAGGGCAGCAAGCCATCCGAGGCGGACTTCGAGATCGCGCAGGTCGTGAAAATCGATCCGGGCCACGACCTGGCCCTCCTTCGCCTGGCGGCGACCCCGCGCGACGTCAAGCCGATCGCCCTGGGCTCCGAAGCCGACATTCAGGTCGGCGCCGACGTGCACGCGATCGGGCATCCGACCGGAGAGGCCTGGACCTACACCAAAGGATTTATCAGCCAATACCGTAAGGACTACGAATGGCGCGACGAAGAAGGTGCGCACAAGGCAAGCGTGATCCAGACCCAGACACCGATCAATCCCGGCAATTCGGGCGGCCCCCTCCTATCGGACGATGGCAAGCTCGTCGGCGTGAACGCCTTCAAGGCCAAGGGCGAAGCGTTGAACTTCGCGATCTCCATCGCCGATGTCCAGGCGTTTCTAGCCAAGGCCGGTCAGCCGATACCGGCCAAAGCGCCGGCGACCTGCAAGTCGGTGAAACTATATGAGGGAAGGGACCGGCAGAACATCGCTGGGCTCATCCAGTACGATACGAACTGCGATGGCAAGCCCGACTATTCCTTCGTCACGCCTGACGACCTCACCAAACCCATCTCGGCGCATCTCGATACGAACTTCGACGGCAAGACGGATATCTCGGTCGCAGACCGCAATCGCGACACGAAGTGGGATATCTCTTTTCATGACGTTGATTTCGACGGAAAGATCGATCTCGTCGGCTATCACGCCGACGGCAAGCTGACGCCCTCGCGCCTCGACAAATACATACCCGGCACCCGTTATTGA
- a CDS encoding CHAT domain-containing protein, which produces MKADRTARFIRSGSPSLMQLLAAMVLCTTLQFIPVSRAFSQPAPDLESRKQAAYQKFHHGQVREAAREIAELAKQTDDKSAKAYLLRDLTEICTTAYELDCAVQAEIAAYEIVKSDEKLKALFSELYAYLVRAQVWANNPEVQTGVFRDNKVPFNPAATPYPAMMANLAAVTYFLRSNNQRLAEKAYSTAVISLLLIDPKDKYSIGKGLVELLESLIVQQDIVSAQALARLIDPYISANFNHEGPVFAGYIHLTNQLFAMTSRSRKAASYLDEAIRLNDRLDINDGIKLYRTSTSNSLASLSLLFEGTTDEAAAVHERHPLQSQREAILARGHFETLQEFYFALSDVLIESSRESPRTAAWKPLFASIPPTWQLKGLIAENIESYRHFVLGLITFRTSKPEGAQLVQTAARERIEVFETFLKQRFEGFQLPSLMDLLVIETALTSLADYPPADAADLALKGSEMLSRTLRHQTSDFAVLIGAQKTERARATVRSHYLLLQQKRQWELDQIKLLMAGGKKEAGYLITTYAGLTETIGRLGETLAKDADYAKAIGYPTTAQMQSVLEPNEVFLTFFPTLKGMGRLCISKTTALFSVSDVNPQQAILDAKLLRLALTQERAPDDTLDSQYPVASAVRLGDLLFKGLEACLVPGSLVNAAPPEELAGIPLAALLEEAPPRRGDGYDLLAARWLGKKFRFATSISARHLLGTRASVSHQHASLPYLGLGNPALSTATQQASLTRGGNANASLRGALSELGSLPETADEITSVAQLMRASKRDVLLGADASEEDFRTKDLGKYDIIHFATHGLLRNDVPGVNEASLVLTPNDLSDSFNDGLLTASEITRLPLDARLVVLSACNTARIDTSAANIGITDLSAAFSVAGSPTLLASLWTVETNAAHDLVLEFFRSWKDQRHKSASAALSEGIERYLAKADRAHHHPRFWAPFIVFGYGASLPDDAPLSTATAFAYEHIDRDDVGEVLDAKADAGRLLLSVMGDWDGKSMASIIRDAATDGARLAAPSHEIGAGQLLIDQSQIYAFGYKASVHPYPIVRRFAPSGSEVWETTWPDLVDDMPFGSLAVGSDIVMLSGSTYSSHTEERVARLIRFDHDGHEITRKDIKVGLSEFIIGRWALLSRVGADLALIINSRQFGNFGSNEALFGLPTLCQGPLQAAVYLLDGASFEVKKTLTIPDYQVFAAEGGESRLMIGGQTRGYCDSGGKGLLIAASPELTPSPLWKDDDQFPSNVQSVASANGETLFVVKRQRPIGVRRLGVAAPESNSKRWGDGGDELLEFSVLRIGQDGAAVPTYNSSFGLSAFAQGIVFDRGAPVIYGSLGGRAAISERR; this is translated from the coding sequence ATGAAGGCTGACAGAACGGCACGCTTCATACGATCGGGCTCCCCATCCCTGATGCAGTTGCTGGCAGCGATGGTGCTCTGCACAACCTTGCAGTTCATTCCCGTTTCGCGCGCATTTTCACAGCCCGCGCCGGATTTGGAAAGCCGAAAACAGGCCGCTTACCAGAAATTTCATCACGGCCAGGTCCGGGAGGCGGCGCGGGAGATCGCCGAGCTTGCCAAACAAACCGACGATAAATCTGCCAAGGCTTATCTGCTCCGCGATCTGACCGAGATCTGTACGACGGCGTATGAGCTTGATTGCGCGGTTCAAGCCGAGATTGCGGCCTATGAGATCGTCAAGAGTGACGAAAAGCTCAAGGCGCTCTTCTCAGAACTTTATGCTTATTTGGTTCGCGCTCAGGTCTGGGCGAATAATCCGGAGGTGCAGACGGGCGTCTTCCGGGACAACAAGGTCCCGTTCAATCCCGCCGCGACACCTTATCCGGCCATGATGGCCAACCTGGCGGCGGTCACATATTTCCTGCGGTCGAACAATCAACGGTTAGCTGAAAAAGCTTACTCCACCGCTGTCATCAGCCTGCTATTGATCGACCCCAAAGACAAGTACAGCATCGGCAAGGGGCTGGTCGAGCTGCTCGAATCTCTGATCGTGCAACAGGATATCGTAAGCGCACAGGCGCTTGCGCGACTTATAGATCCCTACATTTCCGCCAACTTCAATCATGAAGGGCCGGTATTCGCAGGTTACATACATCTGACGAACCAACTCTTCGCCATGACGAGCCGGTCGAGGAAGGCGGCGAGCTATCTCGACGAGGCGATCCGGCTGAACGATCGCCTCGACATCAACGACGGCATCAAGCTCTACCGCACTTCGACCAGCAATAGCCTCGCTTCACTGTCACTGCTCTTTGAAGGCACGACCGACGAGGCCGCTGCCGTTCACGAGCGCCATCCGCTACAGTCTCAGAGAGAAGCGATCCTTGCACGGGGGCATTTTGAGACGCTGCAGGAGTTTTACTTTGCGCTCTCCGATGTGCTCATCGAAAGCTCCAGGGAGTCGCCCCGAACGGCGGCCTGGAAGCCGCTGTTCGCCTCGATCCCTCCAACGTGGCAACTGAAGGGGCTGATTGCCGAGAATATCGAGTCCTATCGCCATTTTGTGCTCGGGCTTATTACGTTCAGGACATCCAAGCCAGAAGGCGCTCAACTGGTCCAAACAGCGGCAAGGGAACGCATTGAAGTCTTTGAGACGTTTCTGAAGCAGCGTTTTGAGGGGTTTCAGCTTCCTTCTTTGATGGATCTGCTCGTCATCGAGACTGCGCTTACATCCCTTGCGGACTATCCCCCGGCGGATGCCGCCGATCTGGCACTGAAGGGCAGCGAGATGCTGTCCCGCACACTGCGGCATCAGACCAGCGATTTTGCCGTGCTCATCGGCGCGCAGAAGACCGAACGCGCTCGCGCCACCGTGCGCTCCCATTATCTCCTGCTGCAACAAAAGCGGCAGTGGGAGCTCGATCAGATCAAGCTCCTCATGGCGGGCGGCAAGAAAGAGGCCGGCTATCTCATTACAACCTATGCGGGCCTCACGGAGACGATCGGGCGATTGGGGGAGACCCTCGCAAAAGATGCGGATTACGCCAAAGCAATCGGCTATCCGACGACCGCGCAGATGCAGTCTGTCCTCGAACCCAATGAAGTCTTCCTTACTTTCTTCCCAACGCTGAAAGGCATGGGCCGCCTCTGCATTTCGAAAACGACGGCGCTCTTTTCGGTTTCTGATGTCAATCCGCAGCAGGCGATCCTGGACGCCAAGCTGTTGCGGCTGGCGCTGACGCAGGAACGCGCGCCCGATGATACACTGGATAGCCAGTATCCGGTGGCATCGGCGGTCCGGCTTGGCGATCTGCTCTTCAAAGGCCTTGAGGCGTGCCTGGTGCCGGGTTCGCTGGTTAATGCTGCCCCTCCGGAGGAGCTCGCCGGTATTCCCCTCGCGGCTCTGCTCGAGGAAGCGCCGCCCCGTCGGGGTGACGGCTATGACCTGCTGGCGGCGCGCTGGCTCGGAAAGAAGTTCAGATTCGCAACCTCGATTTCTGCGCGCCACCTGCTTGGCACGCGCGCATCCGTGTCACACCAGCACGCTTCGCTTCCTTATCTCGGGCTCGGCAATCCGGCTCTTTCAACCGCTACGCAGCAGGCAAGCCTGACGCGTGGCGGCAATGCGAATGCCTCGCTGCGCGGCGCCCTGAGCGAACTTGGATCGCTTCCCGAAACAGCCGATGAAATCACCAGCGTTGCGCAGCTTATGAGGGCATCGAAACGCGATGTCCTTTTGGGCGCGGACGCTTCGGAAGAAGATTTTCGCACGAAGGATCTCGGCAAATACGACATTATTCATTTTGCGACGCATGGGCTGCTGCGCAACGACGTGCCCGGCGTCAATGAGGCGTCCCTCGTTTTGACGCCCAACGATCTCTCCGACAGTTTCAACGATGGATTATTGACGGCGTCCGAGATCACGCGGCTGCCACTGGATGCGCGCCTCGTAGTTTTGTCGGCCTGCAACACGGCACGAATCGACACCTCGGCCGCGAATATTGGTATCACCGATCTCTCCGCTGCCTTCTCGGTCGCGGGCTCTCCGACATTGCTGGCGTCCCTTTGGACCGTGGAAACCAACGCCGCGCATGATCTCGTTCTGGAATTTTTCAGATCCTGGAAGGACCAACGTCACAAGAGCGCATCAGCAGCTTTATCGGAAGGAATCGAACGCTACCTCGCCAAGGCCGACAGGGCCCACCATCACCCGCGCTTCTGGGCTCCCTTCATCGTCTTCGGCTATGGCGCCAGCCTTCCCGACGACGCTCCGCTTTCAACGGCCACGGCCTTTGCGTATGAGCATATTGATCGCGATGATGTCGGCGAAGTTCTTGATGCTAAAGCGGATGCCGGCCGCCTGTTACTTTCGGTAATGGGGGACTGGGATGGCAAGAGCATGGCGAGCATCATCAGGGATGCCGCCACCGACGGCGCGCGCCTTGCGGCGCCGTCGCATGAGATCGGCGCCGGCCAGCTTCTCATCGATCAATCGCAAATCTATGCGTTTGGCTATAAGGCGTCGGTACATCCTTACCCGATCGTGAGGCGGTTTGCGCCGAGCGGCTCCGAGGTGTGGGAGACGACATGGCCGGATCTTGTGGACGACATGCCGTTCGGGTCGCTGGCCGTCGGGAGCGACATCGTCATGCTGTCGGGATCGACTTATTCATCGCATACGGAGGAACGCGTGGCGCGCCTCATCCGGTTTGACCACGATGGGCATGAGATCACGCGCAAGGATATCAAGGTCGGATTATCCGAGTTTATCATCGGCAGATGGGCACTGCTCTCAAGGGTCGGCGCGGATCTCGCGCTCATCATCAACTCCCGGCAGTTTGGCAATTTCGGCTCAAACGAGGCTCTGTTCGGCCTGCCCACACTGTGCCAGGGCCCGCTTCAGGCGGCCGTCTATCTGCTGGACGGCGCGAGCTTTGAGGTGAAGAAGACACTTACGATCCCGGACTATCAGGTCTTCGCCGCGGAGGGGGGCGAGAGCCGACTGATGATCGGCGGCCAGACGCGGGGATATTGCGATAGCGGCGGCAAAGGACTTCTTATCGCGGCGAGCCCGGAGCTGACGCCATCGCCGCTCTGGAAGGATGACGACCAGTTTCCTTCCAACGTCCAGTCTGTGGCGAGCGCGAACGGCGAGACGCTTTTCGTGGTCAAGCGGCAGCGGCCGATTGGCGTGAGGCGCCTCGGCGTAGCGGCGCCGGAGTCGAATTCAAAAAGATGGGGTGACGGAGGCGACGAACTGCTCGAATTTTCGGTGCTCAGGATCGGCCAGGACGGCGCAGCGGTGCCCACCTACAACTCCTCGTTCGGACTGAGTGCATTCGCGCAGGGAATTGTTTTCGACCGCGGCGCGCCGGTCATTTACGGCAGCCTTGGCGGCCGCGCGGCGATTTCGGAACGGCGATAG
- a CDS encoding S8 family serine peptidase encodes MWRVMWQYGSSRMGPMTAAVAPDLQGVLDAKALLWKDLNAYGDPEPVFSEHPALLRTSMLALPHLQADPAMDLAGYAHVFVPTQQQALTLVNRLRAERDIVYADMQGEWQYPVKFGQSRRVPTAEILLSVPVPGTPDLSSEQGYLGPAPAGIDALYAWTIPGGRGTGVRIVDIENGWNFGHEDLKGNDNGVIYGPHSDNDHGTAVLGIFHGDANIFGVTGIASQSSLSAAAVMYDFKLRKWNAAAAIKFAADRMAQGDVILLEMHAPGPNTHGNNSKSQQGFISIEYWLPEFAAIKYATGKGIHVVEAGGNGGENLDAPIYNNAFSRTVRDSGAILVGGGNSAHDAHPRSRIWWSNYGSRVDVQGWGLDIVTTGGRSEPSYYDRISSADESKCYTQSFGGTSGASPIITGAVASISGALKAAGRATLPPSEMRQLMVETGTAQSDAPDFPSATQHIGPLPDLRAAFSRLTLGGVA; translated from the coding sequence ATGTGGCGGGTGATGTGGCAATACGGCTCCTCGCGTATGGGCCCAATGACTGCGGCTGTCGCGCCTGATCTTCAGGGCGTTCTCGATGCCAAGGCTCTTCTGTGGAAGGATCTAAACGCCTACGGAGATCCCGAGCCGGTGTTCTCCGAGCATCCGGCCTTGCTAAGAACGAGCATGCTTGCGCTGCCTCATCTGCAGGCGGACCCGGCCATGGACCTCGCAGGTTACGCGCACGTCTTCGTGCCGACGCAGCAGCAGGCGCTGACGCTGGTCAACCGGTTGCGGGCCGAGCGCGACATCGTCTACGCCGACATGCAGGGTGAGTGGCAATATCCGGTAAAGTTCGGCCAATCGCGACGGGTTCCGACGGCCGAGATCCTGCTGTCGGTCCCGGTGCCTGGCACACCGGATTTGTCGAGCGAGCAGGGATATCTAGGACCCGCGCCGGCCGGGATCGACGCACTCTATGCGTGGACCATTCCGGGCGGGCGCGGGACCGGCGTCAGGATTGTTGACATCGAGAACGGCTGGAATTTCGGTCACGAGGATCTGAAAGGCAACGACAACGGCGTGATCTACGGCCCCCATTCGGATAACGATCACGGCACGGCGGTGCTCGGAATCTTCCATGGGGATGCCAACATCTTCGGCGTAACCGGCATTGCGAGCCAGTCATCGCTCTCCGCGGCGGCGGTCATGTATGATTTCAAGCTGCGCAAATGGAATGCCGCAGCGGCGATCAAGTTCGCGGCGGATCGTATGGCGCAGGGCGATGTGATCCTCCTTGAGATGCACGCGCCGGGTCCCAACACTCATGGGAACAATTCCAAGTCGCAGCAGGGGTTCATTTCGATCGAATACTGGCTGCCCGAATTTGCCGCGATCAAATATGCGACCGGCAAAGGAATTCACGTGGTGGAAGCTGGCGGCAATGGCGGTGAAAACCTGGATGCGCCGATCTACAACAATGCATTCTCGCGGACAGTTCGTGACTCCGGCGCAATTCTGGTCGGTGGCGGCAATTCGGCCCATGACGCTCATCCGCGATCACGCATCTGGTGGTCGAACTACGGCAGCCGCGTGGACGTCCAGGGATGGGGTCTTGACATCGTGACTACCGGAGGACGGTCAGAACCTTCGTACTATGACCGCATCAGCAGCGCCGATGAGTCAAAATGCTATACGCAATCCTTCGGTGGCACTTCGGGAGCATCACCCATCATAACGGGAGCCGTCGCTTCGATCAGCGGGGCCCTGAAGGCCGCCGGACGGGCAACGTTGCCTCCCTCAGAGATGAGGCAATTGATGGTGGAGACCGGGACCGCACAAAGCGACGCCCCCGATTTCCCATCCGCCACGCAACATATTGGACCTCTTCCTGATCTAAGAGCGGCCTTTTCACGTCTGACGCTTGGGGGTGTAGCATGA